One window of the Acidobacteriota bacterium genome contains the following:
- a CDS encoding glycosyltransferase family 39 protein, with protein MERDIVHIEEILGRKPVALALAALLAALYLIHAGTSSIWDSNEAFYVETPREMMEHGTHLVPTFNYQPRLNKPPLAYWLVIVAYRLGGVSVWSQRLVIAAFALATLLVVWQLAFRLTMSRSVAWAAAAITALTPRIFVMGRRSVIDMVLLFCVTAAVFYLHAYLEARRPGDLIWMGVCLGLGFMDKGPVAVALPLIIAAAYLVWRREWPHVPWGAVALAVVAFALIVLPWYVGLARTLSVDTIYRLLVVENFGRFTVEDFGPQRGPFYYLPIFLADFAPWSLLFVAGVVVWRRHWPELDERDKSRLVLLLIWFAVPILFFSLSKNKQEYYILPSYPAAAIALAWLGHRLAGAAKPPAWVPWVLRGVFLLGLGVVLLSYVVGRQILDRHLLLTITLPVMAGLMVLGWIWSGDRRWRVALALPLAGVYVSCLFLVYEVVPALEKFRQVPQLAAMINERARPDDYVAYFDTALPSLCYYTRRPILELFYDGEIHNFFQRRQTIYCLMRKDKLAVLEQAGIPHRVLAERPFLSIRARSLGDMIPGMYANPLCLVTNQPPEAASAIPVLP; from the coding sequence GTGGAGAGAGATATCGTGCACATCGAGGAGATTCTGGGGCGCAAACCCGTCGCGCTGGCCTTGGCGGCCCTGCTGGCGGCCCTCTACCTGATCCACGCAGGCACCTCGAGCATCTGGGATTCCAATGAGGCGTTCTACGTTGAGACGCCCCGCGAGATGATGGAGCACGGCACCCACCTCGTGCCCACCTTCAACTACCAGCCCCGCCTCAACAAGCCGCCGCTGGCTTACTGGCTGGTGATCGTTGCGTACCGCCTGGGCGGCGTGAGCGTGTGGTCGCAGCGGCTGGTCATCGCCGCGTTTGCACTGGCGACGCTGCTGGTGGTTTGGCAGCTGGCATTCCGGCTGACCATGAGTCGGTCCGTCGCCTGGGCCGCCGCCGCCATCACGGCGCTGACCCCCCGGATTTTCGTGATGGGCCGGCGGAGCGTCATCGACATGGTGTTGCTGTTCTGCGTAACGGCCGCGGTGTTCTACCTGCACGCCTATCTGGAGGCGCGGCGTCCCGGCGATCTGATCTGGATGGGTGTCTGCCTCGGCCTGGGGTTCATGGACAAGGGGCCGGTGGCGGTGGCCCTGCCCCTGATCATCGCCGCGGCCTACCTGGTGTGGCGCCGGGAATGGCCGCATGTCCCCTGGGGCGCCGTCGCCTTGGCTGTCGTCGCCTTTGCTCTGATCGTGCTCCCCTGGTACGTCGGCCTGGCCCGCACACTGAGCGTTGACACGATCTACCGCCTGCTGGTGGTGGAAAATTTCGGCCGCTTCACCGTCGAGGATTTCGGGCCGCAGCGGGGACCATTTTATTACCTGCCCATTTTCCTGGCTGATTTCGCGCCATGGAGCCTGCTGTTCGTGGCGGGAGTGGTGGTGTGGCGCCGCCACTGGCCGGAGCTGGACGAACGGGACAAGTCCCGGCTTGTGCTGCTGCTGATCTGGTTCGCCGTGCCGATCCTGTTCTTCAGCCTGTCCAAGAACAAGCAGGAGTACTACATCCTACCCTCCTATCCGGCGGCGGCGATCGCGCTGGCGTGGCTGGGGCATCGCTTGGCCGGAGCCGCCAAACCGCCGGCATGGGTCCCGTGGGTGCTCCGGGGGGTGTTCCTGCTCGGCCTGGGCGTCGTGCTGCTGTCGTACGTGGTGGGCCGGCAGATTCTCGACCGTCACCTGCTGCTCACCATCACTCTGCCGGTCATGGCGGGCCTCATGGTGCTCGGCTGGATCTGGTCGGGCGACCGCCGGTGGCGGGTGGCCCTGGCGCTGCCGCTCGCCGGGGTGTACGTATCCTGTCTGTTCCTGGTGTATGAGGTGGTTCCGGCTCTGGAAAAATTCCGGCAGGTGCCCCAACTGGCCGCGATGATCAACGAACGCGCCCGGCCCGATGATTACGTGGCGTATTTTGACACGGCGCTGCCCTCCCTGTGTTATTACACCCGCCGGCCCATCCTCGAGTTGTTTTATGACGGCGAGATCCACAATTTCTTCCAGCGCCGGCAAACCATTTACTGCCTCATGCGCAAAGACAAGCTGGCGGTGCTTGAGCAGGCGGGCATCCCCCACCGGGTTCTGGCGGAGCGGCCGTTCCTGTCGATCCGGGCCCGTTCGCTGGGAGACATGATCCCCGGCATGTACGCCAACCCGCTGTGCCTGGTGACCAACCAACCGCCGGAAGCCGCCTCCGCCATCCCCGTTCTTCCTTAG